In Chryseobacterium gleum, a single genomic region encodes these proteins:
- the rfbD gene encoding dTDP-4-dehydrorhamnose reductase, which translates to MKKIAVIGSNGQLGNCIKKIAPDFEHQYEFLFTDSSTLDVTSEEQVNDFFYENKPDYCINASAYTAVDLAEKEKEKAFAVNADGVAHLAQACAEYKSTLIHVSTDYVFDGTTNLPYSEDDFTNPVGVYGESKRKGEELALEINPKTIILRTSWLYSEFNKNFVKTMLHLFSQKDELGIVADQFGQPTNANDLAEAIMQIIQTPQKTYGIFHFSNYPETTWFEFAKKIAEFSKSPVKLNAITTDQYPTPAKRPVRSTMSLDKIEETYKIEPKHWENSLEECVEILAHQ; encoded by the coding sequence ATGAAAAAAATAGCAGTAATAGGGAGTAACGGGCAATTAGGCAACTGCATAAAAAAGATAGCTCCTGACTTTGAACATCAGTATGAATTCTTATTTACAGACTCCTCTACATTAGATGTTACCAGTGAAGAACAGGTGAACGATTTCTTTTATGAAAACAAACCGGATTACTGCATCAATGCTTCAGCATATACGGCGGTGGATCTGGCAGAGAAGGAAAAAGAAAAAGCTTTCGCTGTGAATGCTGATGGAGTAGCCCATCTGGCTCAGGCCTGTGCTGAATATAAATCTACTTTGATTCATGTTTCTACGGACTATGTTTTTGATGGGACTACCAATCTTCCATATTCCGAAGATGATTTTACCAATCCGGTAGGAGTATATGGGGAATCAAAAAGAAAAGGAGAAGAGCTTGCCCTGGAAATCAATCCGAAAACAATTATTCTGAGAACCTCATGGCTGTACTCTGAATTTAATAAGAATTTTGTGAAAACCATGCTGCACCTGTTCTCGCAGAAAGATGAGTTGGGAATTGTAGCCGATCAGTTCGGGCAGCCAACCAATGCAAATGATTTGGCAGAAGCAATTATGCAGATTATCCAGACTCCGCAAAAGACCTACGGAATCTTCCATTTCTCAAACTATCCGGAGACAACCTGGTTTGAATTCGCCAAAAAAATTGCTGAGTTTTCAAAATCACCGGTAAAATTGAATGCGATAACTACTGATCAGTATCCTACTCCGGCTAAAAGACCAGTAAGAAGTACTATGTCTTTGGATAAAATTGAAGAGACATATAAAATAGAGCCCAAACATTGGGAAAACAGTCTTGAAGAATGTGTGGAAATACTTGCACACCAATAA
- a CDS encoding acyl-CoA thioesterase: MEKEVSTTVKVRFSDCDPIGHLNNVKYLDYMFNAREDHVETFYGFTYEEYTKKTGCTWIAIQNEIAYLKEVRYNTQVVISSKTIDVQDRTAKVEILMKSLDEKTIHAVLWVTVIYFNVKTRKSEVHPEEIKGIFDKFYVDLIQKDFQSRVKFLRSQNAKNS; the protein is encoded by the coding sequence ATGGAAAAAGAAGTATCAACGACGGTCAAAGTTAGGTTTAGTGATTGCGATCCGATAGGTCATTTGAATAATGTAAAATATCTGGATTATATGTTTAATGCCAGAGAAGATCATGTAGAAACATTTTACGGATTCACCTACGAAGAATATACCAAGAAAACCGGCTGTACCTGGATTGCCATTCAAAATGAAATAGCCTATTTAAAAGAAGTAAGATACAATACGCAGGTAGTAATCAGCAGCAAAACCATCGATGTTCAGGATAGAACGGCAAAGGTCGAAATTCTGATGAAAAGTCTGGATGAAAAAACAATTCATGCCGTACTTTGGGTAACTGTTATTTATTTTAATGTCAAAACAAGAAAATCTGAAGTCCATCCTGAAGAGATCAAAGGAATTTTTGATAAATTCTATGTAGATCTGATCCAGAAAGACTTCCAGTCAAGAGTGAAGTTCCTAAGGAGCCAGAATGCCAAAAACTCTTAA
- a CDS encoding OmpH family outer membrane protein, with translation MKKLSVLFAAVMMVVSVGMAKAQKIATLDVMGVLNAMPEKKKADADLKTFLDTKQAEIKKKADAAQTKYQQYQTEAPKKTADENKAREEEMKKLADEIQQMQEKAQKDLQAKQDVAFGPIEKKLNDAVEKVAKANGYDYIMDANSTAFLYKAGPDATPAVKKELGIQ, from the coding sequence ATGAAAAAATTAAGTGTATTATTTGCAGCAGTAATGATGGTTGTATCTGTAGGTATGGCAAAAGCTCAAAAAATTGCTACTTTAGATGTAATGGGAGTTCTTAACGCAATGCCGGAGAAAAAGAAAGCAGATGCTGATCTTAAAACATTCTTAGATACTAAACAAGCTGAGATTAAGAAAAAAGCTGACGCAGCTCAGACTAAATATCAGCAATATCAGACAGAAGCTCCTAAAAAAACAGCTGATGAAAACAAAGCTAGAGAAGAGGAGATGAAAAAATTAGCTGATGAAATCCAGCAAATGCAGGAAAAAGCTCAAAAAGATCTACAGGCTAAGCAAGATGTAGCTTTCGGACCTATTGAGAAAAAATTAAATGATGCAGTAGAAAAAGTGGCTAAAGCTAACGGGTACGATTATATTATGGATGCAAACTCAACAGCATTCCTTTATAAAGCAGGACCGGATGCAACTCCAGCTGTAAAAAAAGAATTAGGAATTCAATAA
- a CDS encoding OmpH family outer membrane protein — MKHFKIIFTFALLLLFGLNNAQKIGVVDTNEILNKLPQYKEAEARLNSQIDTWESELQSLQSEYERKKAAFESEKVLLIGDQLKLREKEVTDLDKNIKTTTSLRFGANGEITKLRTNLVQPFQDQIWEAIKTMSEKNGLGIVLDKSNNISVIFLQSKYDYTEKVLSILLKGTDKKEKTNSKGKK, encoded by the coding sequence ATGAAGCACTTTAAAATAATCTTCACATTCGCATTACTTTTACTTTTCGGGTTAAACAATGCCCAGAAAATTGGGGTAGTGGATACCAATGAAATACTGAATAAATTACCTCAGTATAAAGAAGCTGAAGCAAGATTAAATTCTCAGATTGATACCTGGGAGTCTGAACTTCAGAGTCTTCAGTCTGAATATGAAAGAAAAAAAGCTGCTTTTGAAAGTGAAAAAGTATTATTGATAGGGGATCAACTTAAACTTCGCGAAAAAGAAGTTACAGACCTTGATAAAAATATTAAAACGACAACAAGCTTACGTTTTGGGGCTAACGGTGAAATTACAAAACTGAGAACAAATCTGGTTCAGCCTTTTCAGGATCAGATCTGGGAAGCAATCAAAACAATGTCCGAAAAAAATGGCTTGGGCATAGTTCTTGATAAAAGCAATAACATTAGTGTTATTTTCCTTCAGTCAAAGTATGATTACACTGAGAAAGTATTGTCTATTCTGTTGAAAGGAACAGACAAGAAGGAAAAAACAAATAGCAAAGGCAAAAAATAA
- the bamA gene encoding outer membrane protein assembly factor BamA, with protein MKFRLLPIIMFAASAHFYGQVTPQDSTKVNNAVHAENEAGTYTLKDIVVDGVKKYTPAQILRFTGLTKGESVDIPGQKISNAVKKLWDTQSFSEVEVYVQSIEGQTIVLKFYLQDLKELGEVKFTGKGIGKSKSEKLAKDNNLKPGTKITQNLVSSLKTNVPKDYIKKGFADAKISIQDKVNAGDPALVDWTINVDKGKRIKIDHIEFEGNENVTDRKLRNKAFKETKQKRFGIGGILKSSKFIEDKYQEDKQNLISYYNSLGYRDAKIVSDSVWRNKRNNYEINVKLNEGKKYYIGDVTFTGNTVYSTEYLQRLLGYKKGDIYDAVGFNKKVGEDGGKEDDSDIKSVYMNNGYLFSNVTPVEKSVSGDAVNLEVRINEGEQATWNKVTWQGNTTTHDHVILRALRTKPGELFKKTEIKRTYFDLAGMSFFDPQQIGQDIQPNQVDNTVDINWKLVEKGSSQVQLQAGYGGNSFIGTLGLTFNNFSLKNFLKFKDFKPVPQGDGQTFSIQVQAGQYFQNYGISFTEPWLFGTRATALSVSLNNSRVRYTDQYGSAQKLNIFSASAGLNRLLNWPDDYFSLYTGLQFQKYDFNNYPFQFGDTTEYNGTANNFSVNLGLSRNSAGIDPIFPTMGSNIELSAKLTPPYSLFKKKDYSSMSAIDKYKWMEFYKIKFKADVYNEIIGKLVLRSSAEMGFMDGYNNQLGAPPFERFYMGGTGLFGGRYDGRELIPLRGYENATTEGGQAEDITQKGGGTIYNRFTLELRYPISMSQTAKIYALTFAEGGNVWNSWSTYSPFQLKRSVGIGVRVYMGAFGLIGFDFALGLDKTLSGDKSGWRNHFLMNQTL; from the coding sequence ATGAAGTTTAGACTATTACCCATCATTATGTTTGCTGCTTCTGCACATTTTTATGGACAAGTAACTCCACAAGACAGCACAAAAGTAAATAATGCTGTACATGCAGAAAATGAGGCAGGAACTTATACACTTAAAGACATCGTTGTAGATGGGGTAAAAAAATATACACCAGCTCAGATCTTGAGATTCACGGGCCTTACTAAAGGAGAAAGTGTAGACATTCCGGGACAGAAAATCAGCAACGCTGTAAAAAAACTTTGGGATACCCAATCTTTTTCTGAAGTGGAGGTTTATGTTCAAAGCATTGAAGGACAGACTATCGTTCTGAAATTTTACCTGCAGGATCTGAAAGAACTTGGAGAAGTTAAATTCACGGGCAAAGGAATCGGTAAATCTAAAAGCGAAAAGCTGGCGAAGGATAATAACCTTAAACCGGGAACCAAAATTACTCAGAACCTGGTTTCAAGCCTTAAAACTAATGTCCCTAAAGACTATATTAAAAAAGGTTTTGCAGATGCCAAAATCAGTATTCAGGATAAAGTAAATGCAGGAGATCCTGCTTTGGTAGATTGGACAATTAATGTAGATAAGGGTAAAAGAATTAAAATTGACCATATTGAATTTGAAGGAAACGAAAATGTAACCGACAGGAAGCTTAGAAACAAAGCTTTCAAAGAAACCAAACAAAAGCGTTTTGGTATCGGTGGTATTTTGAAATCCTCAAAATTCATCGAAGATAAATATCAGGAAGATAAGCAGAACCTTATCAGTTATTATAACTCTCTGGGGTATAGAGACGCGAAAATCGTTTCAGACTCAGTATGGAGAAACAAGAGAAATAACTACGAAATCAATGTAAAACTTAATGAGGGTAAAAAATATTACATCGGGGACGTTACGTTCACGGGTAATACGGTATACTCTACAGAATACTTACAAAGATTGCTTGGATATAAGAAAGGGGATATTTACGATGCTGTAGGATTCAACAAAAAAGTTGGAGAAGACGGTGGTAAAGAAGATGATTCAGATATCAAATCTGTTTACATGAATAACGGTTACCTTTTCTCTAATGTAACACCTGTTGAAAAATCAGTGTCAGGAGATGCGGTAAACCTTGAAGTAAGAATTAATGAAGGAGAGCAAGCTACATGGAACAAAGTAACATGGCAGGGAAATACCACAACCCATGACCACGTTATTCTTAGAGCACTGAGAACAAAACCTGGAGAACTGTTCAAGAAAACAGAAATTAAGAGAACATACTTCGATTTGGCAGGGATGTCATTCTTTGACCCTCAGCAGATCGGTCAGGATATTCAGCCAAACCAGGTGGATAATACCGTTGATATTAACTGGAAGCTTGTAGAAAAAGGATCTTCTCAGGTTCAGCTGCAGGCAGGTTACGGTGGTAACAGCTTTATCGGAACTTTAGGATTGACATTTAATAACTTCTCATTAAAGAACTTCCTTAAATTTAAAGATTTCAAACCGGTACCTCAGGGAGATGGACAAACATTCTCTATTCAGGTACAGGCAGGACAATACTTCCAGAACTATGGAATATCATTCACAGAGCCTTGGTTATTTGGTACAAGAGCAACAGCCCTTTCTGTAAGTTTGAACAACTCCAGAGTAAGATATACAGATCAATATGGAAGTGCGCAAAAATTGAATATTTTCTCTGCATCAGCAGGATTGAACAGATTATTGAACTGGCCTGATGATTACTTCTCATTGTATACAGGATTACAGTTCCAGAAGTATGACTTCAACAACTATCCGTTCCAGTTTGGTGATACTACAGAATATAACGGTACTGCCAATAACTTCAGTGTTAATTTAGGATTGAGCAGAAACTCAGCCGGTATTGACCCGATTTTCCCGACAATGGGATCCAATATAGAGCTTTCAGCAAAACTGACTCCTCCATACTCATTGTTTAAGAAAAAAGACTACTCATCAATGTCAGCTATTGATAAGTACAAGTGGATGGAATTCTACAAAATCAAATTTAAAGCAGACGTTTACAATGAAATCATTGGGAAACTTGTATTAAGGTCTTCTGCTGAAATGGGATTCATGGATGGATACAACAACCAGTTGGGAGCACCACCATTTGAAAGATTCTATATGGGAGGTACAGGTCTTTTCGGAGGTCGATATGACGGTAGAGAATTGATTCCTTTAAGAGGTTATGAAAATGCTACCACAGAAGGAGGTCAGGCAGAAGATATTACTCAGAAAGGAGGAGGTACAATCTACAACAGATTTACCCTGGAATTAAGATACCCGATCTCAATGAGCCAGACTGCAAAAATCTACGCATTAACATTTGCTGAAGGAGGTAACGTATGGAATTCATGGAGCACTTACAGCCCGTTCCAGCTGAAAAGATCAGTCGGGATTGGTGTAAGAGTTTATATGGGAGCATTTGGATTGATCGGATTTGACTTTGCATTAGGTCTTGATAAGACATTATCAGGTGATAAGTCCGGATGGAGAAACCACTTCTTGATGAACCAAACACTATAA
- a CDS encoding isoprenyl transferase, with translation MSLIKDKINSENLPKHVAIIMDGNGRWAKSRGEERTFGHKNAINAVRNAINACNEINIPYLTLYTFSSENWSRPAEEVNTLMNLLVETLLLEAEEIFSKGLRMHVIGNLDKLPPLVREQLERVVELTKENTKGNLVLAISYGSQNEILEAVKNISSDVKEGKVEIENINESLFESYLYTKDFPPVDLLIRTSGEIRISNFLLWQIAYAELQFLNVLWPDFTKDIFFQCIVDYQNKERRYGLTGEQVKGQ, from the coding sequence ATGTCGTTGATTAAAGATAAAATAAATTCTGAGAATTTACCGAAACACGTAGCCATCATTATGGATGGTAATGGAAGATGGGCAAAATCTCGTGGTGAGGAAAGAACTTTCGGCCACAAAAATGCCATTAATGCTGTAAGAAATGCCATTAATGCCTGTAATGAGATCAATATCCCTTATTTAACATTGTATACCTTCTCATCAGAAAACTGGAGTCGTCCGGCTGAAGAAGTGAATACCCTTATGAACCTGTTGGTAGAAACCTTACTGCTTGAAGCAGAAGAGATTTTCAGCAAGGGATTAAGAATGCATGTTATAGGAAATCTGGACAAGTTGCCTCCATTGGTAAGAGAGCAGTTGGAACGTGTGGTAGAGCTCACAAAAGAAAACACAAAAGGAAACCTTGTATTGGCTATAAGCTATGGCTCACAAAATGAAATACTGGAAGCCGTAAAAAATATAAGCTCTGATGTAAAAGAAGGAAAAGTTGAGATAGAAAATATAAACGAAAGTTTATTCGAAAGCTATCTGTATACAAAAGATTTTCCTCCTGTAGATTTACTGATCAGAACCAGCGGTGAAATAAGGATAAGCAACTTCCTGCTTTGGCAGATTGCTTATGCAGAATTACAGTTTTTAAATGTTCTGTGGCCGGACTTCACCAAAGATATTTTCTTCCAATGTATTGTAGATTATCAAAACAAAGAAAGAAGATACGGGTTAACCGGTGAGCAAGTAAAAGGCCAATAA
- a CDS encoding DUF6089 family protein — MNKKLLFSFLAFLGVVGVKAQRNELGVRLGMSNLVGDVGRTNYILQKPLDLSRTSDWGVPFYGGLLYRFNFNPHQTVRLDLGYNQIQFSDKAAKEDYRRNRNSYGKNNVYEASLMFEYNFFPVNNEQISMLSPYIFGGVGALMFDAPKATLVNDFRRDADGVAQAPINELDFTTTTNYSVGKKVTMHIPFGVGLKYKFNHSWAVFAEATFRYTLTDQLDYSKILSKDVKSSFNADILDPATGGSLLQSGNYYAVSKEREAEFIKKRNIGDSRSNDWINTFSLGLTYSFGRPPCYCE, encoded by the coding sequence ATGAATAAAAAATTATTGTTTAGCTTCCTTGCCTTCCTTGGAGTGGTAGGTGTTAAAGCACAAAGAAACGAATTGGGAGTTCGTCTAGGTATGAGTAACCTAGTGGGAGATGTAGGAAGGACAAATTATATTTTACAAAAGCCGTTGGATTTAAGCAGAACGTCAGATTGGGGGGTCCCGTTTTATGGTGGTTTATTATATAGATTTAATTTTAACCCGCATCAGACTGTTAGATTGGATTTAGGATACAACCAGATCCAGTTTAGTGATAAAGCGGCAAAAGAAGATTATAGAAGAAATAGAAACTCATACGGAAAAAATAACGTGTATGAGGCGAGTTTAATGTTTGAATATAACTTTTTTCCTGTTAATAATGAGCAGATCAGCATGTTAAGCCCTTACATCTTCGGAGGGGTAGGAGCTTTGATGTTTGATGCTCCCAAAGCTACTCTTGTGAATGATTTCAGACGAGATGCGGATGGTGTAGCGCAAGCTCCGATTAATGAATTGGACTTTACCACTACAACCAATTATTCAGTAGGTAAAAAAGTAACCATGCATATCCCTTTTGGAGTTGGTTTGAAGTATAAATTCAACCACTCATGGGCTGTATTTGCAGAAGCTACATTCAGATATACATTGACGGATCAGCTGGATTACAGTAAAATCCTTTCCAAAGATGTAAAAAGTTCTTTTAATGCTGATATTCTGGACCCTGCAACCGGAGGTTCATTATTACAGTCAGGAAATTATTATGCAGTTTCTAAAGAAAGAGAAGCAGAGTTTATTAAAAAGAGAAATATTGGAGATAGCAGATCTAATGATTGGATAAATACGTTCAGTTTAGGACTTACTTATTCATTCGGAAGACCTCCATGTTATTGTGAATAA
- a CDS encoding polysaccharide biosynthesis tyrosine autokinase, which yields MIPERVTAAEKNNSQKEKYGSFALFDLEHFLRRILKNWYWFVFMLFIGYAIAWIYSKYYAQNIYASDLSLSTSSKGSEFLPTQSNQSINFIWGDTGNQDGLYLKKMLLSRTHNEFLVKELDLFVNYSTKGLIKSTYLDKDDSPVFLQIDKKHLQQINYPITLLPKGNGSYQVVLPEEGESTNLYNYEVEGFQNVNAYSRPADKIIKINEWYNAPNLRFRLLQNPVPAKIKLDNIIVKLNSVNESVNEIIGTTGVDFDKEIKSIMIITKRGYNLNSTVNFLNKSVAELQKKRLADKNIVNKNTDLFLKENLANIRKKLDSSANVLNYLKTSEKLYNIKDRDEKSLEKIKDLEAKKADIISKINSLNNIKNTLQSQNFDKMIGTNAAGFEDGVFSATVTELKALYAKKAEMASIYKPSSEPMREINRLIDEARMGSSNSLRGYYNRYYDEINKIDREISGANSDLASYPEKERRYLDAERGYNMIEATYNSLLGRQSDTQMRMATNQSDITVIDPAKNLGQSPIAPNVKLTKTAIISGMLLLPLLFIFLGEVFDNKIRNIKELLSATKIPLLGVIGNNSNENMLTVLDQPKSSVSEAFRGIRANMRFLMDNENEKGKVILVTSSIGGEGKTYVSINLASVIGLSDKRTILLGMDLRKPKIFGDFKIDNKYGISNYLTGEVGIDQIINKTRIPNLDVATSGPIPPNPSELLMSQRNIKFIEELKEKYDFIIIDSPPVGLVADSYELMKYSDANLYVVRHEYTEKYMLKMITEKYHNNEINNLELVYNDYNTKQGYGYGYGYGYGYGYGYGYFDEDKNYKEPLLIRIRNRVQVLFNKK from the coding sequence ATGATTCCAGAAAGAGTAACCGCTGCAGAGAAGAACAATTCTCAGAAAGAAAAGTATGGGTCGTTTGCATTATTTGATTTAGAACACTTTTTAAGAAGAATCCTTAAGAACTGGTACTGGTTTGTATTCATGCTTTTTATCGGCTATGCCATTGCATGGATTTACAGTAAGTACTATGCGCAGAATATTTATGCGTCTGACTTGTCTTTAAGTACATCCAGTAAAGGTTCTGAGTTTTTACCAACACAGTCTAACCAATCCATCAACTTTATTTGGGGCGATACCGGAAACCAGGATGGTCTTTATCTGAAGAAAATGCTTTTATCCAGAACGCATAATGAATTTTTGGTGAAAGAATTAGACCTTTTTGTAAACTATTCTACAAAAGGACTTATAAAATCTACCTATCTGGATAAAGATGATTCACCTGTGTTTCTTCAGATTGATAAAAAACACCTTCAGCAGATCAATTATCCTATTACCCTGCTACCAAAAGGTAATGGGTCATATCAGGTGGTTTTACCGGAAGAAGGGGAATCTACTAATTTGTATAATTATGAAGTTGAAGGCTTTCAGAATGTAAATGCTTATAGCAGACCAGCTGATAAAATTATTAAAATCAATGAGTGGTACAATGCTCCTAACCTGAGATTCAGACTGCTTCAAAATCCTGTTCCTGCTAAAATTAAGTTGGACAATATCATTGTAAAATTGAACTCAGTAAATGAGAGCGTAAATGAAATTATCGGTACTACGGGAGTGGATTTTGATAAAGAAATCAAGTCTATCATGATTATTACTAAAAGAGGGTATAACCTTAACAGTACAGTTAATTTCCTTAATAAATCTGTTGCAGAGCTGCAAAAAAAGAGATTGGCTGACAAAAATATTGTTAATAAGAATACGGATCTCTTTTTAAAGGAAAATCTTGCTAATATTCGTAAAAAACTTGATTCAAGTGCAAATGTGCTGAATTATTTGAAAACTTCAGAAAAGCTTTATAATATTAAAGACAGGGATGAAAAATCTCTTGAAAAAATAAAAGATCTGGAAGCTAAAAAAGCAGATATCATAAGCAAAATCAACTCCCTGAATAATATCAAAAACACACTGCAGTCTCAGAATTTTGATAAAATGATTGGAACCAATGCTGCAGGTTTTGAAGATGGAGTATTCTCAGCAACAGTTACTGAGCTTAAAGCTTTATATGCTAAAAAAGCAGAAATGGCTTCTATTTATAAGCCTTCATCGGAGCCTATGAGAGAAATCAACAGACTTATTGATGAAGCAAGAATGGGATCTTCCAATAGCCTAAGAGGGTATTATAACAGATATTACGACGAAATTAATAAAATTGACCGTGAGATCTCAGGTGCCAATTCAGATTTAGCTTCTTATCCTGAAAAAGAAAGAAGATACCTGGATGCAGAGAGAGGGTATAATATGATTGAAGCTACTTATAACAGCTTACTGGGCAGACAGAGTGATACCCAGATGAGAATGGCTACCAATCAATCTGATATAACGGTGATTGACCCGGCCAAAAACCTGGGACAGAGCCCTATTGCACCTAATGTAAAGCTGACAAAGACAGCTATTATCTCCGGAATGCTGTTGCTTCCGTTGCTGTTTATCTTTCTTGGTGAAGTGTTTGATAATAAGATCAGAAATATCAAAGAACTTCTGAGTGCTACCAAGATTCCACTGCTTGGTGTGATAGGAAATAACAGCAATGAAAATATGCTTACCGTTCTGGACCAGCCAAAATCATCTGTTTCAGAGGCCTTCAGAGGAATAAGAGCAAATATGAGATTCCTGATGGATAATGAAAATGAAAAAGGAAAAGTAATTTTGGTTACTTCATCTATTGGAGGCGAAGGGAAAACATATGTATCTATCAATCTGGCATCCGTTATAGGATTAAGTGATAAAAGAACAATCCTGTTGGGAATGGACCTTAGAAAACCAAAAATCTTCGGAGATTTTAAGATTGATAATAAATATGGTATCTCAAATTATCTGACCGGAGAAGTAGGAATAGATCAGATTATCAATAAAACGAGGATCCCTAATCTTGATGTTGCTACTTCAGGGCCTATCCCTCCAAATCCATCTGAGCTTTTAATGAGCCAGAGAAATATCAAATTTATAGAAGAACTTAAAGAAAAATATGATTTCATTATTATAGATTCACCTCCGGTAGGCTTGGTGGCAGATTCATATGAACTGATGAAGTATTCTGATGCAAATCTATACGTTGTGCGCCATGAATACACAGAAAAGTACATGCTGAAAATGATTACGGAAAAGTATCACAATAATGAAATCAATAATTTGGAACTTGTTTATAATGACTACAATACGAAGCAGGGGTATGGCTACGGTTATGGTTATGGCTACGGCTATGGTTACGGCTATGGTTATTTTGATGAAGATAAAAATTATAAAGAGCCTTTATTGATAAGAATCAGAAACAGAGTACAGGTATTATTTAATAAAAAATAA
- a CDS encoding polysaccharide biosynthesis/export family protein, whose translation MMKNFKYLFLIFPLLVTSCITTKDVRYLQPSESLVINEEGLVPYNIPVYRITKNDILNLNIVTTPKGDAAQFYSSYNTSGGVAGGSAASPAITGGGALGVSGNGGGSRGGNINFYFNGLKVDANGEINVFGIGYVKAEGRTLDDITKEIQEKVNENFQEGKSEVRLNTDGITFYILGDVETTGLSGEKVVHKNTLTITEALAINGGLNRTIDKKEIVIHRKLPEGIKIAKIDLTREDLMNSPFYYVQNGDEIYLNTRAKSLNGFGKDPIQTLTTGVSVITTALSIYLLLKNL comes from the coding sequence ATGATGAAAAACTTTAAATATTTATTTTTAATATTCCCTCTTTTAGTTACCTCATGTATTACAACAAAGGATGTAAGATACTTGCAGCCAAGTGAGAGTCTTGTAATTAATGAAGAAGGTCTTGTTCCCTACAACATCCCTGTGTACAGGATTACCAAAAACGATATCCTTAACCTTAATATTGTGACTACTCCCAAAGGAGATGCCGCACAATTTTACTCCTCTTACAATACCTCCGGAGGTGTTGCAGGTGGAAGCGCAGCCAGCCCTGCAATAACAGGAGGGGGTGCATTAGGAGTGAGCGGAAACGGCGGAGGAAGCAGAGGCGGAAATATAAACTTTTATTTCAATGGTTTGAAAGTTGACGCCAATGGTGAAATCAATGTTTTTGGAATCGGATATGTAAAAGCCGAAGGAAGAACATTAGATGATATTACTAAAGAAATTCAGGAAAAAGTAAATGAAAATTTCCAGGAAGGTAAATCTGAAGTACGTCTGAATACAGATGGTATTACGTTTTATATCCTTGGTGATGTTGAAACTACCGGTCTTTCAGGCGAAAAAGTTGTTCACAAAAATACACTTACCATTACCGAAGCTTTAGCCATTAATGGTGGGCTGAACAGGACGATAGACAAAAAAGAAATTGTTATTCACAGAAAACTTCCGGAAGGAATCAAAATTGCTAAAATAGATCTTACCCGTGAAGATCTGATGAATTCTCCTTTCTATTATGTACAGAACGGAGATGAAATCTATCTGAACACAAGAGCAAAAAGCTTGAATGGATTCGGAAAAGATCCTATTCAGACTTTAACTACGGGAGTTTCGGTAATTACTACAGCATTATCTATTTATTTACTTCTTAAAAATCTTTAG